AGCGCCCTGGCGGGTGATCAGCACAGCCTCGGACTCGAGGATGACCTCGCCGAAGGTGGCCAGCCCCGCCGCACGCAGCGTGCTGCCGGTCTCGACGACATCGGCGATCACGTCGGCGACACCGAGCTGGATGCTGGTCTCGACCGCGCCGTCGAGCCGGGTCACGCTGGCGTTGATGCCCTTCTCGGCAAGCCACTTCTCGACCACACCGACGTACGACGTGGCGATCCGCTTGCCCTCGAGCTCACCCAGGTCGGCGTACTTGCCTGCCGGACCGGCGAAGTGGAACTTCGAACGCCCGAATCCGAGGCTCAGCACCTCGTCGGCGTGCGCACCGGAGTCCTGCAGCAGGTCCCGGCCGGTGATGCCGACGTCGAGCGTGCCCTCGCCGACGTACAACGCGATGTCGCGCGGACGCAGGTAGAAGAACTCGACCTCGTTCTCCACGTCGGTCAGTGCGAGTTCCTTGCTGTCGGAGCGCTGGCGGTAGCCGGACTCCTTGAGCATCTCGGACGCCGACGTGGAGAGCGCGCCCTTGTTCGGCACGGCGATGCGGAGCAGGCGCTCCTGGGCAAACTCAGACATGGGGGTTCCTCAGAGGTGGGTGTAGACGTCGTCGAGGGTCAGACCGGTCGCGATCATGAGCACCTGGGCGTGGTACAGCAGCTGGCTGATCTCCAGCGCCGCCGCATCCTTGCCCTCGAACTCGGCGGCCATCCAGGACTCGGCGGCCTCCTCGATCAGCTTCTTGCCGATCGCATGGACCCCGGCGTCCAGCTGCGCCACGGTGCCGGATCCCTCGGGTCGGGTGCGGGCCTTCTCATTGAGCTCGGCCCACAGCTCCTCGAACGTCTTCACGGGCGACAAGACTACCGGCGTGGCGGGGCGACGGTTGCGTGCGGTCCGTCCGGCGGGCTCACCAGAGGCTCAACCAGCGCCGCTCCGACCCCGACCCGCTGTCGAGCCGGGCACCGACCAGTAGGTCGAACCAGTCCCCCGGCGGCCGCAACGTGAGCACGGTCCGTCCTCCTGTCACGTCAATTGCCACGACATCCGCTCCGAGCGCGACGAAGCTGCTGACGGTGACCACGAGAGGAAAACTGCCATGGGTGTGGCGGGCGATGGCGGCCGTCGCATACATGGCAATCGTCATGGCTCTCGTGCGCCGTACTGCTTCGAACTGGTCCTCGATCGGAGCGGCGAGGT
This genomic interval from Nocardioides cavernaquae contains the following:
- the hisG gene encoding ATP phosphoribosyltransferase; the protein is MSEFAQERLLRIAVPNKGALSTSASEMLKESGYRQRSDSKELALTDVENEVEFFYLRPRDIALYVGEGTLDVGITGRDLLQDSGAHADEVLSLGFGRSKFHFAGPAGKYADLGELEGKRIATSYVGVVEKWLAEKGINASVTRLDGAVETSIQLGVADVIADVVETGSTLRAAGLATFGEVILESEAVLITRQGAPLPVGFDVFLRRLEGVLVARSYVMMDYDIRVDQVDAATKLTPGIESPTVSPLHREGWVAVRAMVPRKGSQRLMDELYSLGARGILLTDISACRL
- a CDS encoding phosphoribosyl-ATP diphosphatase, which produces MKTFEELWAELNEKARTRPEGSGTVAQLDAGVHAIGKKLIEEAAESWMAAEFEGKDAAALEISQLLYHAQVLMIATGLTLDDVYTHL